GTCCTCAGCTCGCTTCATGGTGCAGTGGAGCCTCTCGTTCCCTGCTGTGGGATAGCTGACAAAGTCGCGGATGTTGTTGGGGTCAGGAATTGGGGGCTAGAACAAAGAAAGGAAGGAGCTGTAAGACTGCTGGACACTCAAATGAAAACATGCCCCTGTCAGCAATTTTCCTTTACTCGCTGTGCAATAAAATTGGTAAGAAACCTATCTTTGACAGTCACTGCACACTAATGAAACAGGGATCATTGCACCTCAATGGTGTATATGAAAAGCAGTGGTGAAAAGCATCACTAACACCTGACCATCTGCTGTACCAAAAAAGACCTGATGCAGGATTGCACATTAAACTTTAATACCTTGATGGTGGGGATAAAAGCAGTGGTGACATAAGAGCAGAGAAGCGAGGGCATGTTTAGTTTCCCCACATCTTTCTCCTCTCGCAGGGCGCTGGCAATGCCTTGCTGGCATAAAAGTTGGAGGCTGGCCACCCTGTGCTCCACACGGACCACATAGAGAGCTGGTCCACATGCAAGGAACAGACGTGAATCTCTGTGACCCCAACAAATGGTGGTGATGGGCCTCTGAAAAAGAACCACTGAGAATAAGAAACTTCCTGCAGACGTCAATAGCAGAGCAGGTTCGCTAGTTTCTGTTTTATGCTACTTCCTATTGTTGACTTAGAGCTGGAACAAAGGTTAACACCCTTTAGGTTAgattacaaaacaaacaatctACACCCTTGTATCTGGCAAAGTGTCAATCCTAATCTTGGTTGTAGTTTGCTTTCAAGAATGTCTGAGAATGGTTAACAATTGAAAGACGATTTCTACTAATTGATCCTCACTTGTGGATTTTATGAAATATGACACAAGGTTTATGttcattattataatttttttaagcaaGACATCTATCCCTTAATTTATAAAGGACTAACCTGCGCCGGTGTCTCCAAAGTGTAGATGTGTTCACCTTGGACATTATAAAACTTAACAAGGGCATTCCTCATGATGGATGCACAAGCTGAGTCAGAAGGGAGCCCATGTCTCTCCATGCCAGCCACAGCCAGGAGGTCTCCCTGGGAGCACCACTGGGCCTCGACGTCTTTGGTGTAAAGAAAAAGGATATTTACTTCACATGATTAACAGTACATATCACTAAAGTTGCAAATTAACATACTTCAGAGTTCAGAGTTCATACCTTTAAGCCCTGAGCGAATAATAGTAGGAGAGAGGTCATCATAGTTATTCATCAAACTGATATCTCCTGATAAGAAGGTGACAGTCAACAGAGGCTTAACTCGCCGCACttggaggaagaaagaaaagtacaCATGTGAGTCTTCCTCAGGCAACACTTTTAACTAAGTTACATGAGCCGAAGGGCAAACCGGTTTAGTACCTAAAGGCAGAATATTGTCATCGGAGTCTGTGTCGCTCTCTGTGCTGTCCTCGACTAGGAAATCGGGGCAATTCCAAGACATGCTCACAATCCCATCAGACTCGTGTAACAGAACATGGGCAAGCATCCTTCCGTGACAGTCCATCACAATTACCTGACCATCTGCTGTTCCAAACAAGACCTGAGGGGACATTGCACATTAAACTTTAATAGTTGACTAGATAAACAAACCcatctcactcactcacttcaAGATTATGACATTAGTCCACAACACCTTTACATTTTTGAATTATACGTAATTGTAATTATCTTTTATGTAGTACAAATTCAGCCAAACATAGGTACCTGCTGATCGTCAGGGGTCCAGATGCCACAGGTGATCTGGCTCTCCAGATTAATCTCAGAGGACCAGTGTCTTTGACCGCTGACCGAGCCAACTAACACAAACCCATCTCTGTATGCAATGAGGGCTTGAGTGCCATCATGGGACCAAGTGAAGTCACTCACCTAATTTAAAGATTTCTATCATTAGTGTAATTACACAAGAGGTCAGCGCCAAGAAGATACAGCCTTTCTGTTGCATCAGTTGGAGTACAAATGTGTTAAATACCATAAACATGGAAAACAAAGCAATTTTAGCtcatatttgcaaaaaaaaaaatgtctaccTGGGCTCCTCTGTCATTCACTAACTCCACAGACCATCTTCCTTCATACTGAATCCACACAAATATGCCTCCTTCCATATCACAAGTGGCCAGCTTCTGGAAGGGTTCATTCCAGCGCACCAAAACAACCTGCAAATACCCCAAACACCATCAGCTTTTTTTCACTAGCAGAGGAACATTCATCGATATAAAAGCTAAAGTAGTTCAAAGAAAAATCAACttacagagaggaaaaaaataataatttcaacAGCAGTAAATGTGTTTAAATAGTAATGACACACAATAATGAAAATGCACTCTGTTCATATAGcattataatttatttaaatgtaataaaaattaGCATTTCAGCAAGATGAATCATTTTACAAAGTATGCTAATGCATAGTCTCTGTAAATATAGTGCGCATTTAGCCCAATTTAGTTCTGTAATATGcaggattgttttgttttaatttatttattcaaacagTAATTTCTTGATTTTACTCTGCTGTTGCAAAAGTTCCTTTACGAGTGGGCTGGATCAGTAAGAAGATCATTATTTTAGTTGTGTAAAATGAAAGAGTAGAGGTCAAATTCTTATTTATACATTCAACTCAttgcaaaaaagagaaaatcccACCTCGCTGTTGTGTCCTCGCAGGTTAAAATTGATTCTCTGAGGTGTACTTCTATCCCTCCTGCAGTGACTCGATGTAAAAGTCACCCCAACGACTCCTCTCCCATTCCCTGTGGCGAGCCAACCCTCCTCATAGTACCGTCTCCGGCACACCGGCTTGTCCTTCTCACTCTTGGGGACCCGGCCTTTCCACGAGAGGCAGAGGATGTTGGAGTCGCTGCAGAGGATGGGACCATGTTCCACGGCGGCCAACATCCCTACTGATTGACCAGGCTGGCAAGCGAAACCAAGAAAGAGAGTTTCAAATAACACCATGCTTTCAATTGTAATAAAGCTAGATAATGAACGTTTTCAGTTTATGTCAGTGTGTGACTCTGCATTTACTTAAAACTGCCTTTTCAGTGAAGCTCAGGGCATTCTGGTATGAACACTGTCATGGTCAACGGGAAGCTCAGCTGTGGTTACTaatgtaaaatatgaaatagttTAGATTAAAAGCTTATTGacctttaaaaacacaagatGACAGAACAATCTCAATGCAAGATCCAAGCTTTCCTGATGCTTCCAGTCATATCATACAATCTTAATAGGCAGTTGCTGTTTTCCTGCTACAAATTTCCTTCTTTTCTGAGCACTTCTGGACCCTGGCAGTTCATTCAAAGGCCTTTTTTGGGGTGGAGTTTAATCAAAGCAGCTACAAAGATTGAACTTTCAACATCAGGTTTAGGGGTGATTTTGGAAAGAAGTCTTTAAtgtaaagagagaaaaactgGATTTTCAATATATACAAAGATAAACAAGGGGCTAGTGGTATAATCACAAGATATGGTAAGACTTTTCtatataacaataaaaacacagctttgtgtatgatCCTTTTAAATAGAGATCATCAAGATGAGTCACCTATGTTATCAAGTTATGAGCAGAGAGTTGGTTCAGCTTTAAAATGTTGCCTCCCAGAGGCGTAAATTTGCATGTTAAGAGAAAACCTCTGAAAAAACACCCAATTAAGGAATTCATGGATATCAGAGGGCATCATCTTCCTGAGCTTATTTGCAGGTACCAGACTGGCGAGTGAAACCAGGCACTTACATGACTTACAGGTTCTTTGATAAATTCCATCCTAATGATTTTCATTTGCGTGAACAGACTTTACGCAAGTACACAAGTGAATCACCAAATGTGCTCTGACACCAGTAAAATCACGATGTCTGCTGCTCATAGTGTTCTAGCTGTTATTCTATTATTCACTGTCCATGGAGTGGCTCCAGGATTTGTCTCTAGATTACATCATCACGacagtctgtgttttatttcttcaTATTCACAAACTGAAAATGAGAGGAGGACTAGACGAAACATGTGAATTGCAATTTAGGGCACAAATATGCAAACCACAGTGTATTTTTAAATCCTGTCTCCACAACGTAGGTTAGACACATTTCATTTTTGGGCGCATTCATTTCGCAGCCTTCCTACTCATTtggatttacatgaaaatgtCTGAAAGAGCTCACATAGATATCGTAAAGTAGAAAACCAAGATTTCCCACATTAGCACTGGAGAACCTTTAAAATgctattttaattcttttaggTCCCCGTAGTAGCTTTTAAACAATGTTATTCTATAATACTAATTTCACTGAACACAATATTTTACAAGTACGACAGAAACAGCCAAATTTAGTCTGGTTTGATTTTGGTTTTTGGGTGTCTCTTCTGCAATTTAAAATCAAGATCTGTTTATGAACAGTTTAGATCCTACGTGGTACCGTCTAGCACACTACATAATAGGTAATAGCATTTTATAATATGGCTAAGTAAAGTGAAAAATGACATTCAAGTTAGTCTGGCAgcacataaatataaaaaaatacctCATAGTTCCTGGACATGTTGAGTCAAAATTCCTCCATTGAAGGTGTCCATATTTCCATTCAGATGGTGCACTGGAGGGTAGTGGCTGCTCTGCTCTTGATACTTACAATAAAATCTACGGGGAAGTAAAATGCATCATACAGCCAAATGGTGTCCAGCTCTACATTCACCCAAATCAAGCAGCTCTACACTCCAGAGTTTGCCATGAAATGACTTGAGGCTTCTGTGCCAGTAGCCCATCCCATGTCTTCCTGATGTGGCTCCAGAGAGTTGTGCAATCCTGTTGCAGTGAagatgaaaaaaagaggaaaagaggaattTTGTTATTCAACAAGTAAGGtaatcagagagagagagagagagagagagagagacgtggTTTTTGCTTTAAATAGCATCCTTGTCATTCAGTGCATCAACCTTGAAATTCACAGTGTTTCTCAGTCTCTATGCAACAGCAACACTGCATTGGAGACCAAGGCACTCGCAGTCTCCATGGGTACTGATACTGTCTGTTCCTTtccaccaccacagcagcagcagcagcagcagtcaggCAAGCATAAGAACTAAAATGCCCAATATTTTACACGAAGCAGACCCAAAACATATCATAGTGCAGCTAACAATAATATAATAGCATCTTATGACTCAAACTGAGGTTTGAGACTTTAGCACCCGATTACAGTCGAAATAAATTACCCATCCTTTCCTTTATAAAGGTCTCTCACTACATGACACATTACATCAAATGATTTTCCCATTCAAAGGCGTCTCACCGCATGCAGTAGTCTGAATGATTGAGCGCTTAcgagacaaaaacaaactgcgGTGGTAAATGAATGCATTCGTTTATAAAAGCGACTGTGGGGAGAAAAATATATCCTATATGTTGTACGTACCTGACACCGCTGTAATCACGTACTAATCCAGATGTAGTCGGCGCACAGTGCGGTAGTGTTGCCAGGCACTTTTCCGCTGGCGCACTTCGGGGTTGTGGCTTTAACGCGGGTTGCCATGAGGCAGGTAGCACGTAAAATAGACCAATCTTTTCAAGTTAGTACAAAATAAAAGCGTCAACACCCATGATAATCGTCTTAAGAAGCGCTGGAGGTGACTATGTGCAGTTCGTTTAGGTATCTTATGATATGGAGGCTCGTCCACGTGCTGTTAGCATATAATAAACATTAGATTCAACACTGCACTTCAAAAGCGTGTATCTTTCATGATGGCAACCCCACAAGGCGCACCCGATCTTTGCGACGTAAGTTGAGGTGACATTCTTGACACAACACCTTGATGTTATGCGTGTGCTGGTAACCCACTGTCCCACCTTTCTGCTTCATGATCACCATCACAAACAAGAGACACGAATTTCATTAAATTCACATGTGTGTGAATTCTATAACAACAGAttcagacatttaaaaataattatttttgttctttattgGCTCTCATGGACACACAATCAGGTTCAGAATCTGCTCTCagaccctttttaaaaaaaacaacaaaaagaaaacaaacacaattgGTAGTTTACAGGTTATGAGAGGACATGTTACAATTAACAAGTTTAAAGAAAATCACCCACTGACTGTTTTTGATAACTAACTAATCAGTGAACCACTTCCAAGCTAAAGCGAAAACAGCTCCCCCAATCTTCCTCGGTGTGCAAATGTGCCTCTTGTGTCCGTTTATAGGTCATCACAAATGGATATGTAACATTTAAAGAAGACAAAATAGGATGGccattattattttgtcatttgcTGATATTTTATGAATTGTGAATTATAGGGAAAATAATGTGCAAATGTATCAATTATGGAAACTGCAACCCTTATTCGTGTCTTTAAACAAAAGCTGAGCTGACACTTCATGTCTCTAAAAGCATCCCCTTCACACTGCTTCAAAGTGAATCGTGCACAGACAGCTGTCCCTTTAAAGACAATGCAAAGCCAGAAAGTCTATTGTTATCCACCGAACTGCTTCAGTTCTTGTTGTATTTATGTGGACGTTTTCAGGTGCAAGTCTCTTCAAAGGCATGGATGACAGTGTCATATGCAGGCGGGGGCGTCTGCGAGGGTAGAAAACCTTTAAGCCCATTGTTGCCCAGCCAGAAGGAATGCCTCTTGTTTGACACAAGCGATGCTGAATCAGATGAGTTTGAAGGCGCTGCATCCTCAGACACCTGGGTGTCATCTCCCATATCTAGGGCAGGCCTGCTCTTCTTGGGCAGTGGGCGAAACGTGGATGTCTCTGCACCTGGCTTACTCCCCAGGGGGCCAACTGGCTCGAGAGAGGGCTGTCTGTAGACGCTCAAAAAAGTGCTTCGGTACAGGCCCAGCTGGCTGCTCGTGGCATCGTTTGTTTGTGAAGCGCCAGATTTCTTTTTGGAGTGCCTGGTGATCCTGGCTGTAGCCCGGCGCCTGGATGCCCAGGTCAGCAGAACGTAGATCAAAGCACCCAGCAGCAGGCCCACAAGCACAGATAAACAGAAGGCTAGAATCATATCGCCTGGAAACAGAGAAATCATGCAAAGTCTCAGAAAAGGGACTGCagagggataaaaaaaaaaatggctggaGATATTTAGCTTAGAGGGAGACAGGATGGATTGTGTTGTTCTCATAATGGGTAAATTATATATCCAAATGGTAGTTTCAGGAGAGGAACAGCTAAGGTCTTAGAGTTGTTTGGAAATTTTCCTCCGGTGTATTGATTTATTGTTTCTGGGAAACGCTATACTGGGCTACGATGTTACATAAAACCTTACATCATACCTGGTGTGTGGGTTTTTTAGTCTGTGTAGTATCAGTGCGATGAAGCGCAAACAGATCATTTCATTTATGTCACATGTATAAAAAATTACTCAACATTTCCATCGTCATTCTTGTCCAGAAACAATGGAACCTTTTAAAATCACGTACTAAAATTGGACAGGCGCACAGAAAGCAATTCATATGTTATATAAGACATCAAGACAGCTATGGCAAACAAAGCCTATCACAGATAAAAATGTTCTACTATAGAAGAAAATATAAGAAACTCAAAGGGGCTATTTTAAGTGCTGTATACTTGCTGTTCTGACTCTGTCTACAGTAAAGAATTGCATCCAAGATACTTGAATAGTactgaagtagcagcaggactCTATTTTGGCCCCAGACCATTCAGTACTTGTTTGACTGATCcaaaaataatgtgcatttcAGTATTTTCTAGTGATCTAATTTTGGATTGCAGGTTTTTTACTGTGAGACTATATGTGTTGAATCAAGTGAAGAACTATCACatctatattttaaaatacaaaactttGTACTTTTACACAGTGTAGGCTACAGCTTTGGGAAAGAAATGCAGATACACTCACCCAGATTGAATGATTTGTCTATTTCCAAAGAGGGATCCGTTTTATTTTGTGCCATTATTACACTATGAGCCCAGCTCTAGATTCCACACAGACGGAGAAACACTGAGCTTTTTCCAAGACAgactttttgctttttccccccctaCAGTGTTTGCTGTGGCGGAAACTTTGCTGTCATGCTTccttccctctctgtctttaaaATTAGCAAATGCATTGCTTATCTGAGTGGGACATAACACAGGGAAACAAGCTCATTTCCTTTTGCATCATTTCCTTACGATCAATACTTTTTAATGAGCCATTattgacacttttttttaacatttaaaaagcagGCCATGTTTAAGAGATCTATTACTTATGTAACAATTATTTTCAGATCATTCAGTGTCATATAAAAAGTTTTTCATGGATTTTCAGGTAAGTCAGATTAAATAGTCTTTCCTCATGTGCCTGAGAAAGTTTTCAAGTGTCTTGACAAGGTTCTGGATAATGAAAACCTAACCATCTGCTTAAGAGTCTGCAGGGTATCAAGCTCCGAGTCTCTGTGGGGATTTCCTTCAATTGTTGCTGTGTTCCCACTTCATTCCTGCCCTAAGAGCTTTCAGGCTAACAGCACAGCCTGAACCACAGCTCTCTGGAGCTCAGCACTtctttgtatttctgtgttcctctgtttttttttttttataaggttTCATTTCAAGCTTTCATTTAGTTAAAACGTGTTGTTTCTAGGTAAATGAGCTGATGCTCGTTTGTAAGACTGTCATGTCACAGAAAGGTCCAGTAGATGGCGCCAGAGTACTTGCAATGAGTTTTATTTCGAGCACTTGGTTTGCACATAGGTTTTGAAACATATTAAGGTATGATAGTGTACAGACTTGCTTTCCTTTAGGGGATAAAAAACATTGGCAAGCAATGGTTCGTGCAAGTCTCTAGagaataaatataaatttaaatttagCACAAATGTGTGTTTGGTCGATTATTTCTTTGTAGTGACAATGATTCTTGGCTGTAGTGGGTGTCTGCTCTAAGCATGCCACGTTTAGGAAAACTTCAAGATGGTGTTCCGCAAAATTTAGACATAAACACAAATTAATTTCTTTACTTTGTGTGCTACGTTTAAGTaatgagctctgtgtgtgtttgtatcatGAGGTATCAAGAATTAAATGTAATACATGTAAACCAATACATGCTCATGCTTTAAGCTATTAAGTCACTTGTAAATGTTAATAAGCAGCCCTTTTGCAGAGCAGAAGTGATTAAACAGTCTACTGAGGTCCCTCTAAAGATTCACGCTggaggaggatttttttttaacaatctgGCAACCTGAAAATAGCTCTAGTAGCATATAAAGCAAAgcacattaaatattaataaagtaattaattacataTCACAGATTATCTTTAATAGCCTTGCTTATTGATGTGCATGCACTGTATTAAACCACCACAgtgtgtttctttcatttatgcCATGCACTATTtgctaaacattttaaaatgttatcacTTTGCCATCAaaagtaatttatatttaaagggCTATATACCCGGGAATCATCTGTGTTCTGCGGAAAAACAAACCCATTGTTCctattaaataaacaaacaaacaaatagattagaatagaatagaatagaatagaatagaatagaaggAATGACAGGAACTTGACCACACATTCCCGAACCCTCCTCCTGCAGCGTGTGGTGCAGCTTGTTGCCAGCAGTTTGCCGCTCAGCTTCTTGCGGTTGCGAACTTATCGGCGGCTGCAGCGCTTCACGCCACCAtgtttcattttcagagttacCAATGGCAACGAGGCAACACACGCGCAGCACACAGGCACTTCCTCTGTGAAGTTACCGTGCTCTTCAGTGCTCAGTGCGGTAAGATGAAATGTCAagaagctgctgcagatttcttGATTGTTAATGTTTCATTCATTTAGCCTCCTGTTTAATTACCTGTATTTTGTGATCTCGGGCGTTTTCGTGCTCGGTCTTGTGTGTGTTGCTTCTGTAATGGTTAGTAACTTCCTCTCTTGTCGAActcgcacatgcacacacatcagATAGCTCTACAGCTCTGCTACTTTAATAGACAATAGTTAAGAGTAAAGTAACTTGCCTGTAGGTCTAGTAAGGCATGGGAGCTTTGGATGCAAAGCTTGGTGTCCAGCTAAATTCAACATTTACTTGAGCTAATCTTAATTTACATTTCCTTAGTCGACAGTTTAACTTCCTTTTTTGTTAAAACAAACCTTTGCTTTAGATAACTGAAAGCATCAGCCAAGGAGAAACCGTTTTTAGCCGTTATATCTAAATGTGTATCTATGACTTCCTGCCAGTTTCTAAGTGCAGTCAAATTCAGTCATAGTCTGAATTTGTAGTCTGTAGCTTACCTATCATGTAAGCAAATATTTGACTGTTAGACAGTGTCatcattttttcccccaatttgTAACACCTGTAGTCTTATAGGATCCTATATACGCATTTTCTTGAGTGTCAGAAAAGCACAAGTATCACTAATACCATAAACCATGGCTCTGTTGTCCTTATACGTGTGCCTTCCTTGCTGTGATGCAATAATATGTTTAGTTATCTGTGAAAACATAGAAAACTAAATGAAGTCaagtattatttttaatgaatttgcCTGTCTCAAAGGATACTTGAATGATATTAAGAGTAGATAGCAGCAACGAGTTACTTTTGATCACAATCATTTACTGACTTATCtgttgcaaatatctatttgaTTAAGACCACTAAGAACTTAAAAGTAACCAACAGGCTCTTCTGAAAGAAATCTTTGGAGACGTTTTATTTTTTAGGTTTTAAGTAGAACGATACAGCAAAATATTTCTGTTCAGTCTCGAGTGATATATCTTTCTGTTGCAGTTGCGGTGAATGGAAGAAGTGCCTCTATTGGACAGTAGACCTACTTGTCCCTTCATGAAACCTGAGATTCAATTGGGCCTTCTCCTGCAGTGAAATTAGAaagaagcagagaggaggagggaggagcagAGGGGATGTCCCACACGGGACAGTTGTGAAGGATCTTTTGCTCTCAGCATCAGTGACACCACCTTGTCATTACAGCTGCAAGGAGACAACATGGCTTCTCCAAGGCAGCCAGGTCGATCGTCTGTGGACATAGCTAATGTGATGCAGAGACTGCAGGGTAAGTGGCACTCTTTTGCTCAGCTGGTTTACGGACACAGCATCCTCTGCTCCTGCACTGCTGCACTGTAATATTGTGCTGATTCAAAGTCTGGCTGCACGCCCATCTGAAGTTTGCCAACATTTGCAATCCAGGATGCTCACACATGCAGGCTTACATTTATACATGCTTGCACACTTACAAAGTAGTATGTGAGCATGTGTGCTTACAGTTAGTAGACCT
This is a stretch of genomic DNA from Pelmatolapia mariae isolate MD_Pm_ZW linkage group LG16_19, Pm_UMD_F_2, whole genome shotgun sequence. It encodes these proteins:
- the myct1b gene encoding myc target protein 1 homolog is translated as MAQNKTDPSLEIDKSFNLGDMILAFCLSVLVGLLLGALIYVLLTWASRRRATARITRHSKKKSGASQTNDATSSQLGLYRSTFLSVYRQPSLEPVGPLGSKPGAETSTFRPLPKKSRPALDMGDDTQVSEDAAPSNSSDSASLVSNKRHSFWLGNNGLKGFLPSQTPPPAYDTVIHAFEETCT